From Penaeus vannamei isolate JL-2024 chromosome 12, ASM4276789v1, whole genome shotgun sequence, the proteins below share one genomic window:
- the Mi-2 gene encoding chromodomain-helicase-DNA-binding protein Mi-2 homolog isoform X6, which translates to MPSDVEETEYREEEEEQGEGEEEEQDQGDSNEEEQDEEWGGGKRKRKKSKKRKSSRGERGRKKRKKKDESESEGEYEEEGGRVDSDNQEETPKGRGRGKGRGRPPATPTATVPESNNFTGGGDQMPTVAEVCESFGLNDVELEYTDSDFQNLTTYKLFQQHVRPLLAKENPRVPVSKLMMLVAAKWREFTARNQQQEEEEEDEIVEEEEEEEPEPAPVQITPKGRGRPRKAKVDEEVEEDFDDDSEGVGKKKRGRKRTATAEGKNKKGGKVPTLKIKLGKRKKDTSGHTKGLNKNNEPVLQESQKEDESSQDSDAEFEQMLAEAEDMNKAEDEAEQQNAPKKKAKTKIGNKNKRKKRMKAKDEDGYETDHQSPPNQDYCEVCQQGGEIILCDTCPKAYHLVCLEPELEEAPEGKWSCPTCESEGVKEEDEHMEYCKVCKDGGELLCCDSCVNAYHTYCLSPPLFEVPEGEWTCQRCACEPLPGKVQKILFWRYVDPPKPPENWKEIVGDKWEKYQFKQLREFLVKWVDMSYWHCSWISELMLDVHHPQMLRSYFKKFDPDEPPVPGMDDDDEVGSQRRGKSIDPNSLEERYYKYGIKSTWLKIHRVLNHRSLRDGTIQYLVKWRDLPYDQATWEDEDEEIIGLKTAIEFYHDLRAACNADAVGKSKKGKKKGKARARELGEEDREPSSPRRYTPPPDKPVTNLSKKWEKQPDYLDMTGLSLHEYQLEGVNWLRYSWGQGTDTILADEMGLGKTIQTIAFLYSLYKEGHSKGPFLVAVPLSTIINWEREFEMWAPDFYVVTYVGDRESRSMIREHELSFEEGAVRSASKATRIRTTNVKFNVLLTSYEMISMDQACLGSLEWACLVVDEAHRLKSNQSKFFRVLNQYNIVYRLLLTGTPLQNNLEELFHLLNFLCPEKFSDLSSFQNEFEDIAKEDQIKKLHDLLGPHMLRRLKTDVLKNMPTKSEFIIRVELSPLQKKYYKYILTRNFEALNSRGGGQQVSLLNIVMDLKKCCNHPYLFPAAAEEAPKLPNGMYVSRDLVKASGKFILLESMLEKLKRDGHRVLIFSQMTRMLDVLEDFCEGMGYKYERIDGGITGQARQEAIDRFNAPGAQQFIFLLSTRAGGLGINLATADTVIIYDSDWNPHNDIQAFSRAHRIGQANKVMIYRFVTRNSVEERVTQVAKRKMMLTHLVVRPGMGSKATNFSKQELDDILRFGTEELFKEEEGKEDEAIHYDNQAIEELLDRTKEGIEQKENWANEYLSSFKVASYVTKEGEEEEMEDVEVLKQEADNTDSLYWERLLRHHFEQQQEDLARTLGKGKRVRKQVNYNDAADGREDLSWQEQGSDYNSDFSMPSDNDNDDEFDEKNETEGGRRSRRRGDRGDRDRPLPPLLARVGGNIEVLGFNARQRKAFLNAVMRYGMPPQEAFNSQWLVRDLRGKSEKCFRAYTSLFMRHLCEPGNDNAETFADGVPREGLSRQHVLTRIGVMSLIRKKISEFETINGHYSMPEALNRPVEPAVVDGGKSNGTSASGTPATSVTPSPAPSVKGESEDKEEDKKEEAKKEEDKKTEDKEKKDEKETEKEEEKKEEKVEKKEEEKTEGEKEKKEEPAETPEVKAEEEEKKETEQTEKTEKPEEEKKEEPEKMEVEETKKEEEKKEEVKMETEEKEQKEGEQKTEEKEEAEVKTEKVEKTEDDKETEKKEEVKKEEEEKEEEKDKEKEKEKEGDKDKEKDKDKKEEDDKKDSKKKDVDSVAKRKFMFNIADGGFTELHTLWQNEEKAAVPGREYEIWHRRHDYWLLAGIVTHGYGRWQDIQNDVRFAIINEPFKMDVGKGNFLEIKNKFLARRFKQLLEQALVIEEQLRRAAFLNLQQDPHHPACTLNARFAEVECLAESHQHLSKESLAGNKPANAVLNKVLNQLEELLSDMKSDVTRLPASLARIPPVAQRLQMSERSILSRLASGAGNVDKSAQGAGEGQISTTFPGGFTPTGALPTLGNANFANFRPQYSLPGAATGPGVPSVQVSSLQSLGASLHMLAASNPLLDPHLSMQQPPTSHSGAISAATRASLLLHQQQQQQLQQHSGDTKNLIYLD; encoded by the exons ATGCCCTCGGACGTGGAGGAAACGGAGTACAGAG aggaggaggaggagcaaggggaaggggaggaagaagaacaagatcaAGGTGATTcaaatgaagaagaacaagatgaagagtggggtggaggaaagcggaaacgaaagaaaagtaaaaagagaaaatcgTCACGTGGTGAGCGAGGgcggaaaaaacgaaagaagaaagatgagagtgagagt GAAGGTGAATATGAAGAAGAGGGTGGTCGTGTTGACTCAGACAATCAAGAAGAGACCCCGAAAGGAAGGGGGCGTGGAAAGGGACGTGGGAGACCTCCTGCAACTCCCACAGCAACAGTACCAGAATCAA ATAATTTCACAGGTGGAGGAGATCAGATGCCAACTGTTGCTGAGGTGTGTGAAAGCTTTGGTCTGAATGATGTCGAATTGGAGTACACTGATTCAGACTTTCAGAATTTGACAACTTACAAGTTGTTCCAGCAACATGTGCGTCCACTTCTGGCTAAGGAAAATCCAAGG GTACCAGTGTCAAAGTTGATGATGTTGGTAGCTGCAAAGTGGCGTGAATTCACGGCTCGCAAtcagcagcaggaagaggaggaggaagatgaaattgtagaagaggaggaagaagaggaaccagAACCAGCACCGGTACAA ATAACACCCAAGGGTCGAGGACGCCCTAGAAAAGCCAAGGTAGATGAAGAAGTTGAGgaagattttgatgatgatagtgagggcGTGGGTAAGAAGAAACGTGGCCGAAAACGCACTGCTACAGctgaaggaaaaaacaaaaagggtGGAAAAGTTCCAACTTTGAAGATTAagttagggaagaggaagaaggacaccTCG GGCCACACCAAAGGACTGAACAAAAACAATGAGCCGGTCCTGCAGGAGTCCCAGAAA GAGGATGAGTCAAGCCAAGACAGTGATGCAGAGTTTGAGCAAATGTTAGCTGAGGCAGAGGACATGAATAAGGCTGAAGATGAGGCAGAACAGCAAAATGCGCCCAAAAAGAAAGCCAAAACCAAGATTGGCAACAAAAATAAGCGTAAAAAACGTATGAAGGCAAAGGATGAGGATGGATATGAAACAGATCAtcaa TCTCCCCCAAATCAGGATTACTGCGAGGTATGTCAGCAGGGTGGTGAGATCATCCTTTGTGACACTTGTCCTAAGGCTTACCATCTGGTGTGTCTTGAACCAGAATTGGAAGAGGCTCCTGAGGGCAAGTGGTCATGCCCCACTTGTGAGTCAGAGGGAGTCAAGGAAGAAGATGAACATATGGAGTACTGTAAAGTTTGTAAG GATGGTGGTGAACTTCTTTGCTGTGATTCATGTGTGAATGCCTACCATACATATTGTTTGTCACCACCTTTGTTTGAAGTACCTGAAGGAGAATGGACCTGTCAGCGCTGTGCTTGTGAACCTTTGCCAGGAAAAGTCCAGAAGATCCTATTCTGGAG ATATGTTGACCCTCCAAAGCCACCAGAGAATTGGAAGGAGATTGTTGGAGACAAATGGGAAAAATATCAGTTCAAACAGCTGCGAGAGTTTTTGGTGAAGTGGGTTGATATGTCATACTGGCACTGCTCTTGGATTTCTGAACTCATGTTGGATGTACATCATCCTCAG atGTTGCGCTCATACTTCAAAAAGTTTGATCCAGATGAGCCACCTGTACCTGGTATGGATGACGACGATGAAGTAGGGTCACAAAGACGTGGCAAAAGCATTGATCCAAACTCCTTGGAAGAAAG ATATTACAAATATGGAATTAAGTCCACCTGGTTGAAAATCCATCGTGTGTTGAACCATCGTTCTTTGCGGGATGGAACCATACAGTATCTTGTGAAATGGCGAGACTTACCCTATGACCAAGCTACatgggaagatgaggatgaagagattATTGGCTTAAAAACTGCAATTGAGTTTTATCATGATCTGAGAGCAGCATGTAATGCTGATGCTG ttggtaagagtaagaaaggaaagaagaaaggcaagGCAAGGGCACGAGAATTGGGAGAAGAAGATCGTGAGCCTTCTTCACCCCGGCGATACACTCCTCCACCTGATAAACCAGTAACGAACCTCAGTAAGAAGTGGGAGAAGCAGCCAGACTACCTGGATATGACTGGGCTCTCACTTCACGAGTATCAGCTTGAGGGTGTTAATTGGTTACG ATATTCTTGGGGTCAGGGAACAGACACCATCTTGGCTGATGAGATGGGTCTTGGAAAGACAATTCAGACCATTGCATTTTTGTATTCACTCTACAAAGAAGGACACTCTAAAGGTCCCTTCCTTGTAGCTGTCCCACTCTCCACCATCATTAATTGGGAAAGAGAGTTTGAGATGTGGGCCCCAGACTTCTATGTTGTTACATATGTAGGTGACAGAGAATCACGATCTATGATTCGTGAGCATGAATTGTCATTTGAGGAAGGAGCAGTGCGAAGTGCATCAAAAGCCACACGTATCCGTACAACAAATGTAAAATTCAATGTACTTCTAACCTCCTATGAGATGATATCTATGGATCAAGCTTGCCTAGGATCATTAGAGTGGGCATGCTTGGTTGTAGATGAAGCTCACAGATTGAAGAGTAACCAGTCTAAG TTCTTCCGTGTGCTGAACCAGTACAACATCGTTTATCGTCTGCTTTTAACTGGAACCCCACTTCAAAACAACCTGGAGGAACTTTTCCATTTACTCAACTTCTTGTGTCCTGAAAAATTCTCTGATCTATCATCCTTCCAAAATGAATTTGAAGATATTGCAAAAGAAGATCAGATTAAAAAACTGCACGATTTGCTTGGACCTCACATGTTGAGAAGATTGAAGACTGATGTACTCAAG AACATGCCAACCAAGTCAGAGTTCATCATTCGTGTGGAGTTATCACCACTGCAGAAGAAATACTACAAATACATTCTTACCCGTAATTTTGAAGCCCTTAACTCAAGAGGAGGAGGCCAGCAG gtttcttTGCTCAACATTGTCATGGATCTGAAGAAGTGTTGCAACCATCCATACCTCTTCCCAGCAGCAGCAGAGGAGGCCCCAAAGCTGCCAAATGGAATGTATGTAAGCAGAGACCTTGTGAAGGCCAGTGGCAAGTTCATTCTCCTGGAGAGTATGTTGGAGAAGCTCAAACGTGATGGCCATCG tgTGTTGATTTTCTCCCAGATGACAAGGATGTTAGATGTTTTGGAAGACTTCTGTGAGGGCATGGGTTACAAATATGAAAGAATTGATGGTGGCATCACTGGTCAAGCTCGTCAAGAAGCCATTGATAG ATTCAATGCTCCAGGTGCCCAgcagtttattttcttattgtctaCTCGTGCTGGTGGTTTAGGTATCAACTTGGCCACTGCAGATACTGTCATCATCTATGATTCTGATTGGAATCCACATAACGATATTCAAGCTTTCTCCAGAGCTCATCGTATTGGTCAGGCAAATAAG GTGATGATTTACCGGTTTGTGACTCGTAACTCTGTTGAAGAAAGAGTCACACAGGTTGCTAAGAGAAAGATGATGTTGACTCACTTGGTTGTCCGTCCTGGAATGGGATCAAAAGCCACAAACTTCTCCAAACAAGAATTGGATGATATCTTGAG GTTTGGTACAGAAGAACTTTTCAAagaagaggaaggcaaagaggatGAAGCTATCCATTATGATAACCAGGCTATTGAGGAACTCCTTGACCGTACAAAGGAGGGTATTGAACAGAAGGAGAACTGGGCTAATGAGTATCTCAGCTCTTTCAAGGTTGCTTCATATGTTaccaaagaaggggaagag gaggaaatggaagatgtTGAGGTTTTGAAGCAAGAAGCAGATAATACAGATTCCCTTTACTGGGAACGACTTTTGCGCCATCACTTCGAACAACAACAGGAAGATCTGGCAAGAACTCTTGGAAAGGGTAAACGAGTCAGGAAACAG GTGAACTACAACGATGCAGCAGATGGTAGAGAAGATCTTAGCTGGCAAGAACAGGGATCAGACTACAACTCTGACTTCTCCATGCcatctgacaatgataatgatgatgaatttgatgaaaagaatgaaa CTGAAGGAGGCCGTAGATCACGCCGTCGTGGTGACAGAGGTGACCGTGATCGTCCATTGCCGCCACTTCTTGCCCGAGTTGGAGGAAATATTGAA GTTCTGGGATTCAATGCCAGACAACGCAAGGCTTTCCTCAATGCAGTTATGCGTTATGGAATGCCTCCTCAAGAAGCTTTCAACTCTCAATG GTTGGTACGAGACCTCCGAGGCAAGAGTGAGAAGTGCTTCAGAGCATACACATCTCTCTTCATGCGCCATTTGTGTGAGCCTGGTAATGACAATGCTGAAACATTTGCTGATGGAGTGCCTCGTGAAGGATTAAGCAGACAACACGTTCTCACCAGAATTGGAGTGATGTCACTCATTCGCAAAAAG atttcAGAGTTCGAGACAATCAATGGCCATTACTCAATGCCAGAAGCTCTAAATAGGCCTGTTGAGCCAGCAGTAGTAGATGGTGGCAAGAGCAATGGTACTTCTGCTTCTG GCACACCAGCAACAAGTGTAACTCCATCTCCTGCACCATCTGTGAAGGGAGAAtcagaagacaaggaagaggacaaaaaggaagaagctaagaaagaagaagacaagaagaccgaagataaagaaaagaaggatgaaaaggagacagaaaaggaagaagaaaagaaggaagagaaggtagagaagaaggaggaagagaagacggaaggagaaaaagaaaag AAGGAGGAACCTGCTGAAACACCAGAAgtaaaggcagaggaagaagaaaagaaagaaacagaacaaacTGAGAAGACTGAGAAGcctgaagaggagaagaaagaggagccaGAGAAGATGGAAGTAGAAGAGaccaagaaggaagaagagaagaaagaggaagtgaaaatggaaactgaagaaaaagaacagaaggaaggagaacaaaagactgaagaaaaggaagag GCTGAGGTCAAGACTGAAAAGGTTGAAAAGACAGAGGATGATAAGGAgactgaaaagaaggaagaagtcaagaaagaagaggaagagaaggaggaggagaaagacaaagagaaagaaaaggagaaggaaggagataaagacaaagaaaaggacaaagataagaaggaggaggatgataagaaGGATTCCAAGAAGAAGGATGTGGATTCCGTGGCAAAGAGAAAGTTCATGTTCAATATTGCTGACGGTGGATTCACTGAGCTGCACACACTGTGGCAAAATGAGGAGAAGGCAGCTGTTCCTGGCCGCGAGTATGAGATTTGGCACCGCAG GCATGATTATTGGCTGCTTGCTGGCATTGTTACCCATGGGTATGGAAGGTGGCAAGACATCCAGAATGATGTCAGGTTTGCCATCATCAATGAGCCATTCAAGATGGATGTGGGCAAGGGTAATTTCTTGGAAATTAAAAACAAATTCCTTGCCAGAAGGTTCAAG CAGCTGTTAGAGCAAGCACTGGTCATTGAGGAACAGCTGCGTCGTGCAGCATTCCTTAACTTACAACAGGATCCCCATCATCCTGCTTGCACCTTGAATGCTCGTTTCGCTGAAGTGGAATGTCTGGCCGAATCACACCAGCACCTCAGCAAGGAGTCCCTGGCTGGAAATAAGCCAGCTAATGCAGTGCTAAATAAG GTGCTGAACCAGCTTGAGGAGCTGCTGTCAGACATGAAATCTGATGTCACACGGTTACCTGCTTCCCTTGCCCGTATTCCCCCTGTGGCCCAGCGTCTCCAAATGTCTGAGCGTTCTATCCTATCTCGCCTGGCCTCAGGCGCGGGTAATGTGGACAAAAGCGCTCAAGGAGCAGGTGAGG